In one window of Posidoniimonas corsicana DNA:
- a CDS encoding amidase gives MTTTDTDHSVLPALGAAEAARLIANREITSREATEACLAQIARLNPALNAITHPREAALAEADAADARQAAGKPLGPLHGLPVTIKDCFAVAGSETTLGIPGFSPGPDQADSPLVRRLRAAGAVIVGKTNVPQGMLLHECENSLYGLTLHPTDAERSPGGSSGGEATAVAAGMSLLGLASDLGGSTRHPAHSCGLVGYKPTSGRLTIQGSKRTMPGMRSLIIQPGPICRTTADADLAMRVLVDPTAAPKQSDERNTPWPDYRDVDVAGLRVVYWTDNGVAAPCAAIRRAVEQSARHLADLGADVVGVSMPDPDEMLRVYFGLISADGLRSFGRLVKGRKKTGQVRRQLRLAKYPQSARNAIALGLSAFGQPGLAKLLRLTGPRSADQYWQLTSAADAYRTRFWEQLDGAFGGRPVDAVINPPHTLPALRHGSALHLLLEASHCYLANLLDAPAGVVPVGEVTAEDERAELAAGSGAWAVEDRLRRQNAAGSAGLPIGVQVMARPWRDDVALAVMSALESANG, from the coding sequence ATGACCACGACGGACACCGACCACTCAGTCCTGCCCGCGCTCGGCGCCGCTGAGGCGGCGCGGCTGATCGCCAACCGCGAGATCACCTCCCGCGAGGCGACCGAGGCGTGCCTCGCGCAGATCGCCCGACTCAACCCTGCGCTCAACGCTATCACCCATCCCCGCGAGGCGGCGCTGGCCGAGGCCGACGCCGCCGACGCGCGGCAAGCGGCAGGCAAGCCGCTCGGCCCGCTGCACGGGCTGCCGGTCACCATCAAGGACTGCTTCGCGGTCGCCGGCAGCGAGACCACGCTCGGCATCCCCGGCTTCAGCCCCGGCCCCGACCAAGCCGACTCGCCGCTCGTGCGGCGGCTCCGCGCGGCGGGCGCGGTGATCGTCGGCAAGACCAACGTGCCGCAGGGGATGCTGCTGCACGAGTGTGAGAACTCGCTGTACGGGCTCACCCTGCACCCCACCGACGCCGAGCGCTCGCCGGGCGGTTCGAGCGGCGGTGAGGCGACCGCGGTTGCGGCCGGCATGAGCCTGCTCGGCCTGGCGAGCGACCTCGGCGGCAGCACCCGCCACCCGGCGCACAGCTGCGGCCTGGTGGGCTACAAGCCGACCAGCGGCCGGCTGACCATCCAGGGCTCCAAGCGCACGATGCCGGGCATGCGATCGCTGATTATTCAGCCCGGCCCAATCTGCCGCACCACCGCCGACGCGGACCTGGCTATGCGGGTGCTCGTTGACCCGACCGCGGCGCCCAAACAGTCCGACGAGCGCAACACCCCGTGGCCCGACTACCGCGACGTCGATGTGGCCGGCCTGCGGGTCGTCTACTGGACGGACAACGGGGTGGCCGCACCGTGCGCGGCGATCCGCCGCGCGGTCGAGCAGTCGGCACGGCATCTGGCAGACCTCGGCGCCGACGTGGTCGGAGTATCGATGCCGGACCCCGATGAGATGCTGCGGGTCTACTTCGGCCTGATCTCGGCTGACGGCCTGCGGTCGTTCGGGCGGCTGGTGAAGGGCAGAAAGAAGACCGGCCAGGTGCGGCGTCAGCTGCGGCTCGCCAAGTACCCGCAGTCGGCCCGCAACGCGATCGCGCTGGGGCTGTCAGCGTTCGGCCAGCCGGGCTTGGCGAAGCTGCTGCGGCTGACGGGGCCCCGCTCGGCCGACCAGTACTGGCAGCTCACGTCCGCGGCCGACGCGTACCGCACCCGGTTCTGGGAACAGCTCGACGGGGCGTTCGGCGGCCGCCCGGTCGACGCGGTCATCAACCCGCCGCACACGCTGCCCGCGCTGCGTCACGGGTCGGCGCTCCACCTGCTGCTCGAGGCCTCGCACTGCTACCTAGCCAACCTGCTAGACGCCCCGGCCGGCGTCGTGCCGGTAGGCGAGGTGACCGCGGAAGACGAGCGGGCCGAGCTGGCTGCGGGCAGCGGCGCGTGGGCGGTGGAGGACCGGCTGCGGCGCCAGAACGCGGCGGGCAGCGCCGGCCTGCCAATCGGCGTGCAGGTCATGGCACGGCCGTGGCGGGACGACGTCGCGCTGGCGGTGATGAGCGCCCTGGAATCGGCCAACGGTTGA
- a CDS encoding secondary thiamine-phosphate synthase enzyme YjbQ, which yields MHWIQETVRLRAKRRGCHLITSEVLDAVPGLQELEVGMLCVFIQHTSASLTLNENADPDVRVDMEMALSAIAPESMPYVHTCEGPDDMPAHVKSTLTGSSVMAPISRGRPALGTWQGIYLCEHRDHASGRQLVVTAWGKAASGG from the coding sequence ATGCATTGGATTCAAGAGACCGTGCGCCTCCGCGCGAAGCGGCGTGGCTGCCACCTAATTACCAGTGAGGTGCTGGATGCTGTGCCGGGCTTGCAGGAGCTCGAGGTCGGCATGCTGTGCGTGTTCATCCAGCACACATCGGCGTCGCTGACGCTCAACGAGAACGCGGACCCCGACGTGCGGGTCGACATGGAGATGGCGCTCTCGGCCATCGCGCCCGAGAGCATGCCGTACGTCCATACCTGCGAGGGGCCCGACGACATGCCGGCCCACGTGAAGTCGACCCTTACCGGCAGCAGCGTGATGGCGCCCATCTCGCGCGGGCGGCCAGCGCTGGGGACCTGGCAGGGGATCTACCTGTGCGAGCACCGCGACCACGCCAGCGGCCGGCAGCTGGTGGTCACCGCCTGGGGCAAGGCGGCGTCGGGCGGCTAG